From Staphylococcus sp. IVB6214:
AATAGCCTGTTTCTAAGCCTTCTGGTTTTCCTAAACCACCATAGACAAGTGTTGCACCTTCATCAATTCCTTTTTGTATATAGGTTTGCACTTGGTTATATTGTTTTTCACTAACAATTGGACCCATTTCCGTTTCAGACAATTGTGGGTCGCCCACCTTAACATTTGCCATTTCAGCGGCTGCTTTTTCTAAAAAGTCATCTTTTAAATGTTCAGGAACAAGTGTACGTGTACCCGCTGTACATACTTGCCCTGTATTGTTTACAACTTTTGCAACCGCTGCTTGAACAGCTTCATCTAAATCAGCATCATCGAGCAGAATAAATGGTGATTTGCCACCCAATTCAAGCGATACTTTTTTGAAGTCTTTGCTCGCTTCTGCCATAATTTTAGAACCTGTACCACCAGAACCTGTAAATGATACCATACGAATATCTGGATGCTGACTCAACGGTGTACCAACACCTTCTCCATCACCATTTACGAGGTTGAATACACCTTTAGGTACGCCTGCTTCATCAAAGATCTCAGCAAGGATAATAGCTGAAAATGGTGTCATTTCTGATGGTTTCAACACAACTGGAGCACCTGCCGCAAAGGCTGCTGCTAACTTCAATGATGTCTGATTCGTTGGGAAGTTCCATGGTGTTACCAGTCCTGCTACACCAATCGCCTCTTTAACGATTAAGTTATCGCCACGACGTTCTTCAAATTCGAAAGTCTCTAACGCATCATATGCAGCTTGAAAATGTTTAAGCCCCATCTCATAATGTACTTTATCTGATTTTGTCACGGGTGTGCCTAGTTCTAAAGTCATCACATCAATCAAATCTTGCTTGCGTGCTTTATATGCTTCGATAATTCGTCCTAACATAGCTCGACGCTCTTCTACTGGCATATGACGGAATGATACATATACTTCTTTGGCTGCTTGCACTGCTTTGTCTACGTCGGCTTTGTTTCCTTTCGCAATGCATCCAAATACTTCTTCTGTTGCTGGATTGACAACATCGATTGTTTCGCCACTTTCACTCTCAATCCATGCACCATTAATATATTGTTTTGTATGATTTCTCATAGTTAAACACCTCTTATTTAAAAATCAGTATGATATGATTCTCTTTTCCCTTTTGATTAAATTTCAAACACAACTAAAAAGACCAGCGCCTTGAGTCAGCATTCTGGTCTTATCTATGTTTAACAGTTATTTATTGTGTTTCTTGTTCCAACTCCATATGTGTATGTGCCCAATCTTCCAAAGGGACTAATGCTTTAGCTAACGCCATCCCTTTATCTGTTAAATAATAACGGACAGATGGCGGGTTTTCTGAAATGACGTCTTTGACAAGTAACTTTGCATCTGCTAACTCGGATAATTTTAAAGATAGTGCCCGATTGGTGATAGGCTTTAAATCACGCTTCATATCGGAAAAGTGTGCAGACTGATCTGGGCACTTGTCGAGATAATGTAGAATAAGCCCATTCCAACTGCGCCCTAATATTTTAAATGTCGCTTCAATATATGGACAAACTTCCATAATAATCGCCTCACTTAATGAACTCTCGACGTACCATTAACTCTCGTTTACGCCTGTTGTTCTGTCCAAATATCAGCACCTAGCGCGCTTAATGTTTCAACAATATTTGAATAACCACGATAAATATGACGGACATTATAAATTGTTGTCACACCTTCAGCAAGTAACCCTGCAATAATCAAACATGCACCTGCGCGTAAATCACTTGCATATACATCCGTACCAACAAGTTGTGAAGGTTTAATTGTTGCGGTACCTTGATCAGCAGTAATTGCTGCATTCATATTTTGTAACTCTGGAACATGCTTGAAACGTTCTGGATAAATCGTATCCGTCACAAAGCTTGGACCATCTGCTAGGAATAACAATGGTGTAATGGGTTGTTGTAAGTCCGTAGCAAAACCGGGATACACAAGTGTCTTGATATCAACATTTTTATAAGGTGCTGTTGATTTAACGATCATATAATCGTCGCCTGATTCGATTTTAACACCTAATTCTTTTAATTTTACAGTTAACGGCTCAACATGTTCCGGGATAATGTTATCAATATACATTTCTTCTCCACATGCGGCTGCAATACACATGTATGTACCTGCTTCGATACGGTCTGGGATAATTGTATGACGGCTTCCTGATAAATGAGACACGCCTGTAATTTTAATCGTACTTGTACCAGCACCAGAAATTTTTGCGCCCAAACTATTCAGGAAGTTTGCAACATCAACAACTTCTGGTTCTTTTGCGGCATTTTCGATGATTGTTTGTCCTTCAGCACGTGTTGCAGCAATCATAATATTAATTGTTGCCCCTACACTTACGATATCTAAATAAATATTTGCACCAACTAGGCGTTCTGCTTCAAGTTTCATTGATGTATCATCAGACTCATCAATTGTAGCACCGAGTGCTTTGAACCCTTTGATATGTTGATCAATCGGTCTCGGCCCTAATGGACATCCACCTGGTAATCCAATCACACATTTATTGAATCGTCCCAACATCGCCCCCATCATATAATAAGATGCACGCAATGATTCGACCTTATTATTTGGGAGTGGCGCATTTTTAATATCAGTCGGATCTAACTGCAATGTACCCTCACTTAGATTCGTTTTTATATTCAAGTCTTCTAATAAACTTACTAATGTTTCAACATCTGATATTTCTGGCAATCCATCTAATGTTACTGGAGATTCAGCCATCAATGCAGCCGGTATGATTGCAACCGAACTATTTTTGGCACCGCTGATTTCTACCTTACCCTTTAATTTTTGGCCACCTCTAATTTTAATTACATCTTGTGCCATTTTTCAGAACTCCTTTTCACTCTCTTATAAACCTAGAATACCATATTTAAGGGCATTATAATGTAAAAATTTTCAAATTGCAAAATGTATTATTTTCGAAAAATTTATTGCATTCTCACATATTTTTAGTTCCCTATTTTAAGAGTCACAATGCATGATGACAAATATAGTGATATCGAGTTCATTTGAGATGCAAGGACAGAAAATGATTGTATACAAAGAAAACCTGAGAAACAATATCCAAAGATATCGCTTCCCAGGTTTTTATAGCCAACATGCAATGATGTGGTTTGTATGATTAACCTTTGAAGTTGTCCGCTTTGTTTGAAGTACCAAATTCACGGATTTTACCAACAACTGTTTCTTTAATCGCTTCACGTGCTGGTCCTAAATATTTACGTGGATCGTAAACTTCAGTGTCAGCTGCTAATACTTCACGAACACGTTTCGCTGAAGCAATTTGGTTTTCAGTGTTAACGTTGATTTTAGCAGTACCTAATGAAATAGATTTTTTGATGTCATGCGTTGGGATACCAGTACCACCGTGTAATACTAATGGTAAACCAGTTGATAAACCAATTTCTTCCATTTCTTTGAATCCTAAGTTTGGTTCACCTTTGTATGGTCCGTGTACTGAACCCAATGCAGGTGCCAACGTATCAATACCAGTTTCTTTCACTAAGTTTTGACATTCGATTGGATCTGCATAGATTACGCCGTCAGCTACAACGTCGTCTTCTTGACCACCAACAGTACCTAATTCAGCTTCTACTGATACACCGTGTTCGTGTGCGTATTCAACAACTTTTTTAGTAATTTTAACGTTTTCTTCATATGGTTCGTGTGATGCATCGATCATAACAGATGTGAAACCAGCATCGATTGCTTCTTTACATTTTTCGAAGCTTGAACCATGGTCTAAATGAATTGCCACTGGAATTGTAATTTCATAGTCGTGCATTAAACCTTCAACCATTTTTACAACTGTATAGAAACCACCCATGTAACGCGCTGCACCTTCAGATACACCTAAGATAACTGGTGCATTTTCTTCTTGTGATGCTTGTAAAATAGCTTGCGTGAATTCTAAGTTGTTTAAGTTATATTGACCTACTGCATAGCCATTTTCTTTTGCGTCGATTAACATTTCTTTCATTGAAACTAAAGGCATGTAAGTTCCTCCTTGAGTGCTTTTGCACTTATTTTTATATGTACAGTATAGCAAAATATAATCATCATTGCATACGAAATCAACTCGAAAAAAGTTTTTTTTGTGAAAAAAATCTCAATTTCAAAAATGTAAACGCATCCATTTTTTTACATTGCTTATTTCATATTATTTTTATAGAATGAACGCATGAAAACTATGATAAAACAGATTATTTTAAGGAGATGAATCTTCGTGTCGAAAATGTTAACAACACAATTGACAGGTGTATTTAACCGATTAGATGCACAATCACTCGATATACAAATGGCAGCACAAAGCTTGATTCAAGCAATTGGTGGTGAGGGACATATTTATGTAAAAGGGTATGGAGATATCAAGTCATTCGAATCCTACGTTTTGCACAGTGAAGAAAAGTTAAAAGCCAGTCGCACACTCGATAGCCTTTCTTCATTATCAGTGCTTGATTCGACAGATCGTGTGCTTTTGTTTGGCGAACATTATACTGAAGAAATGGCCGCAGATTTAACTCAACTGATTGATGATAATCGCGATGTTGTTGTGATTACAAACAAACCATCATCTGTTGACATTCCTGATCATCTCGTGCATTTTATCGACTTATCGACACCACGCCCACTCGTTTTCACAGAAGATTACGATAAAGTAGTCGTTCCACATTTAATCGCACTCAACTATATTTACTATGAAATCTACACACAAATGATTGAAATGATTCGTGATTTAGATTTATAACAAAAAAGTAGCGCCCATGTACATATACATGATGCGCTACTTTTTTAATGATTAATTATATAAAGCAGAATTTGCGACAGAACTTCGCAGCTCTACAAAATCAAAAAGCGATTTTACGCATCGCTCGGATTCTGCTCAATCCCTAAACGCTTCTTTCACAACCTCGTTAGTGAACGACTTCTTGTCCACGTTTATTCCATGTAAAGATAAAGCTTAATGTTGCTAAAATACTTACAACGATGAGTAGGATGAATCCTGCATCCCATCCCATGTTATCTACAACGATACCCATGATGATGTTCGCCATTACGGCACCACCTAAGTATCCGAATAAACCTGTTAATCCCGCAGCTGTTCCTGCTGCTTTTTTCGGTACATAGTCAAGTGCTTGTAAACCGATCAACATAACAGGACCATAAATTAAGAAACCGATTGTAACTAAAGCCAGGTTGTCAACAATTGGGTTACCTGCTGGATTTAACCAGTACACAGCAACTGCAATCGTCACACCAATCATAAAGATAAAGCCAGCTGGTCCACGACGTCCTTTGAACACTTTATCCGATAACCAACCGCATAGTAATGTTCCTGGAATACCGGCCCATTCGTACAAGAAGTATGCCCAACTTGAACCTTCTACATCGAAATGTTTCACATCGCTCAAGTAAAGTGGTGCCCAATCCAGCACACCGTAGCGTACAAAGTAAACAAAGATGTTGGCAACTGCAATAATCCAAACCCATTTATTGTTCAACACATATTTGAATAAGATTTCTTTTGTTGTAAGTTCTGTTTCAAATGTTGTTTTATCTTTTGTTGGGTAGTCATTACGGTAAGATTCAATCGGAGGTAACCCAACTGATTGTGGTGTATCTCTAATAAGGAAATATGACACAATGGCAACAATCATCGCAATAATTGCTGGGAAGATGAAGATACCTTCATATCCTTTCATATGGTCAAAACCTAGAACAGACATTAAATACACACCGAAAATAGCAAATGGCGCCATTAATCCGCCACCGACGTTATGTGCAACGTTCCAAATGGCTGTCTTACTACCACGTTCACTCACACTGAACCAATGAACAAGGACACGACCTGAAGGCGGCCATCCCATCCCTTGGAACCAACCGTTAAGGAATAGCATGATAAACATAATTGTAATACCCGACGTAAATGCAGGTACAAATCCCATCAATAAGTTAACAATTGCTGTTAACATCAAACCTAATACTAAAAATGTTCTCGCATTACTGCGGTCACTGACCGTTCCCATTACAAATTTACTGATACCGTAAGAGATGGAAACAGCAGATAATGCAAAACCTAATCCTGTTGTAGAAAACCCTTGCTCTGCCAAGTAAGGCATGGCAATTGAAAAGTTTTTACGCAATAAATAATAACCTGCATATCCTAGAAAAATCCCCATAAAAACTTGAAAACGTAACTTTTTGTACGTTTCATCTACATGTTGATCTGCCACTGGTTGTGCAGGTTTAGGTGGTTTTAAAAAGTTAAACATTAACAAAAACCCTCCGATCATGTTGTTATATGATAAAAAGTTAAGACATATAGATTTTAAAGATAGTTAAAATAATTGTCAATAACATCTGAACTATTTTTGTAAACGATTACACATTTATTCTTTAATTTAATAAAGAATTTATAATAAACCACAACAAAAAGGCTGGCATCTCTTTCAAACGAGAGAAACCAGCCTTTTATTTATTCTATTATTTATCTTGTTGTGCTACACAAGCACCGATGAAATTTTTGAAAATCGGTTGTGGACGATTTGGGCGTGATAAAAATTCTGGGTGGAACTGACATGCGATAAAGAATGGGTGATCTGCTAACTCAACCATTTCTACCAATCGACCGTCAGGGCTTGTTCCTGAGAAAATCATACCCGCTTCTTCTAGGCGCTCACGATATGCATTGTTGAACTCGTAACGGTGACGATGACGTTCTTCAATTGATGTTTGTCCATAGATTTTTTCAGCTAACGTACCTGGTTTAATCTCACATGGATATAATCCAAGTCTCAAAGTACCACCAAGATCCTCAATATCTTTTTGTTCTGGTAATAAATCAATCACAGGATATGGTGTGTTTGGATCCAACTCAGCTGAATGTGCATCTGATAATCCAACCACATGACGTGCATATTCAACCGTTGCCAGTTGCATACCTAGACAAATGCCGAAGAATGGTAATTTGTTTTCACGCGCATATTTAATTGCTGAAATTTTACCTTCACTTGCACGGAAACCAAAACCACCTGGTACTAGAATACCGTCGACATCGTGGAAGTATGATGCTGCATTTTCATCTGTTACTTCACTTGAGTCAATCCAGCGAATCTCGATATCCTTCATATATTGGTAACCGGCATGTTTTAATGCTTCTGCAACTGATAGATACGCATCTTGTAATGCTACATATTTACCAACTAATGCGATTGTTACCTTGCCTTCTAGGTTGTTTACAACATCTAGTAAATGTTTCCACTCATCTAGTTGTGTATCACGTTCAACTTCTAAACCTAAGCGATCAATCACAATATCATCCATATTTTGACGACTTAATTGTAATGGGATTTCGTATAACGATTCCGCATCACGACATTCAATAACATTTTGTTTATCAATATCACAGAATAGCGCAATTTTGTCTTTTAAGTCTTGTGTCATTTCATATTCTGTACGCACAACGATTAAGTCTGGTTGAATACCTAAACCGCGTAATTCTTTCACACTGTGTTGTGTTGGTTTTGTTTTCATTTCTCCAGCTGCTTTGATGTATGGTAATAATGTACAGTGCACATACATGACATTTTCACGACCTAAGTCACTGCGAATTTGACGAATTGCTTCGATGAAAGGTAATGACTCAATGTCACCTGTTGTTCCACCGATCTCAGTGATAACAACATCTGCGTTCGTACTTTCTCCAGCTAATAAAAGACGTGACTTAATTTCATTTGTGATATGTGGAATCACTTGTACTGTTCCACCTAAATAGTCACCACGACGTTCTTTTTGTAAAACGTGTGAATATACTTTACCTGCCGTTACATTCGAATATTTGTTTAAGTTAATATCGATAAAACGTTCATAGTGTCCTAAGTCTAAGTCTGTTTCAGCACCATCATCTGTGACAAACACTTCTCCGTGCTGGTATGGACTCATTGTACCTGGGTCAACATTCAAATAAGGGTCAAACTTTTGAATTGTGACTTTCAGTCCTCTGTCCTTTAACAAACGTCCAAGTGATGCAGCAGTAATCCCTTTACCGAGTGAAGATACAACGCCACCCGTTACAAAAATAAATTTAGTCATGCAATAAATCCTCCTCAACAGTTTTCAATAGTTACATCGCCCTACCAACATGATGGGTGCTTTTAAAAATAAAAAAAGTTCCCTCTCACAATGTCCAGTTTGTAAGGGGGAACGTTTACGTCTACTGTGTCGTAACACAGCTCTATTAAAGGTCGAAGTGAACAAATTCACTTTCTGACGTATCGGTTTATTCAATCGTCCTAATTAAAGGAGCCCGACTAAAATTTTATCACTTTGAATCAAAAAGTCAATAAACTTCCGATATGAAAAATTAATTTTTATCATAAGTCTCTATTAACTTTCGATTGTTTCATGACAACCTTCGAGAGTATGAAGAACAAACGTGATAGATCTAACGTGTCTCTATCTCATTTCTCTCCTTATAACGCCTCGTCTTCTTCTAACTCATCATCTTCTTCTAGTTCATCATCGTAAGTTTCGTCGATCTCTTCCTCGTCTTCTTCTACGACAAGATCAGATTCTTCAATCTCATCTTCAACATGTTCATCTTCTGGGTCATTTAACTCTTCTTGATCATCCGTACGATTTGGAATATTATCATCGCCTTCTGAATCATCTTCACCAAGTAATGTTAAGTTTTTATCTTCTTCATCATCTTCATCAAGAATTTCAAATTTTTGGATTGTTGGTGCAATCTTTTCTTCAATATCGTCTACTGAATACCAGTCACGAAGACCCCATACGTTATCACCAACACTCAAAAAGCGACCATCTGTGTTTAAGTCTGTGTAGAATTGAACGACACGATTTTCAATTTGTTCATCTTCGTAATGTCCAATTCGTTTGAATGAATCAATAATATCGTATAAGTTCATTGTTTCGTTCTGTTCGCTTAGCAATGTATAAGCCATATCGATAAATGACTTTTCGTCCATCATTTCTTGTGTGTATTCTTGTAATTTCATCAGCATATCTTCCTTTCAAAGATTCGCGTTTATTATGTTCATATCTTACTGCAATAAACCGTGAGACCAAATCTTTATGACAATCTCACCTTTACATCATTAACTATAACAAAAATAGATTATAAATGACTGTGGCGCTTTTCGCAATGTTTTACAAAGCTCTTTTTATATTTCTTTCCTAGTAATTGATATACTTTTCAAATGTACGATAATCGTCTGTCGCCATAGTCTCGACAAAGTTACTCTTCTCAAATAGCGGTTTCAATTGATGATTAGGTCCAAACAATGTGACTTCAATCACTTTGATATCTTCAAAGTTTTTACGCACGTATGTCGCCAATTGTCGAAGTGCATTTTGTGCGACACCTGTTGATTGATAACGCTCATCTACGTAGACAGAACGAATAATAAGACGATGTTCAAATTGCTCTAATGCGATAAAGCCAACTTTTTCGCCGTTTAACATTAAATCGACAACATCAAACGTACTTGACGTAGACGCTTCTTGATATTGAAGTTTGAGCGATGAGACATATTTTGCATCCAAATCTAAATAGTAAAGGCGCTCTTTTCCAATCGGTCCTTCTTCTTTCGTAGCAGCATGCATAAACCCAGCACGTTCATACAAGTTCCATGCAGCAGCATTTTCAGCATCGACAACTAAATATAGATGGTTGAATCGTGGAAAAACTTCTTGAACATATTGTGGTAGAATCATCATCATTTTAGTGCCATATCCATGACCTTGATAACGTTCATTAATCGATAGCGAACGAACATACACGACCTCTTCTGGTGTATCGTATCCTTCATGTTGATAATGTTTGTGAAGAACGAAAAAACCAATCACTTCATCTTGTGTGTTCAACACAACATTCGCAACACGATTTTCATCTTCCAGTGCTTCATCAAGGACTTCTATGGGTAAAGATGAGTAGATACGTTGTCTTTCACTCAACTCAAAGTTGTTTAAGGCATCACGGTATTGCTTGTCATAGGATTGTATAGTAATATCATCAAAGCGCTTACTTTTTGTCATAGAAAACTCCACCCTTTAGCATTATACTTTATTGATATCATACACTATTTTCGTAAGTTCAAAACACATATCACATATAAAAATGGAAATTTTCTAAACGTACAACGAGTAATTGCAAGGCATAGGTTGATTCATCACATATCAATTTTCTAGGTGACGTCTCGGTCTAAGCTTCTACATCAATTTGACTTTTAGAAAGGGGATACTATGAATCAATCATTATCAAAAAAGAAAAAGCATCGTAATATTGTTTATACTGTCGCTTTCTCTATCATCTTGCTTTTAACGCTCATAGCTGCTGTCTTCCCAAAAGGTTTTGGTAACTATGCGCAACACGTTTATGATTTTTTAGCTATTAATTTTGGCTGGCTTTTCCTAATTATCGTATTTGTTTTAGATATATTTTTAATCTTCCTTGCTACATCGCGTTACGGTCGTTTTAAATTGGGACCAGACGACGAGGAACCGGAATTTTCATTTATTTCGTGGATTGGGATGTTATTCTCAGCAGGTCTTGGTGTAGGAATCGTCTTCTGGGGCGTTGCCGAACCACTTACACACTACTTACATTCCCCTTTCCCAGATAGTGTTAAAGGGGAATCTGTAGAATCGGCACGCTTAGCAATGGGATATACATTCTTCCACTGGGGCATCTCCCAATGGTCGATCTTTGCGATGAGTGGTCTCATCGTTGCCTACTTCCAATTCCGTAAACAACGTGACGGACTTATTTCAACAGCAATGGAACCCGTCTTCGGTGAAACATACCGACGTCCATTTCGAAATGGGATTGATATCCTTGCAATTATCGCAACAGTAATGGGGATTGCGACATCAATCGGGCTTGGAATTCTTCAGATCGCAGGTGGCTTGAATCATGTCTTTCATGTTCCGAACAATACAGTCACACTGATTGTCATTACCTTGCTTATGACAGGCATTTTTCTCAGTTCTGCACTCACAGGTATTGAACGTGGTGTGAAATGGCTGAGTAATTTGAACATTATCATTGGTGCTGCATTGCTCATTTTCATTTTTATTTTCGGAGACTTACGATTCATCGTAGAAACTTTCACTGTATCGATTGGCGACTATATCTCTCATTTTGTAACGTATAGTTTGCGCATCGATCCTTACTCAGGTGACAACAGTTGGATTCAACAGTGGACCGTTTTCTACTGGGCATGGGTTATTTCTTGGTCTCCATTCATCGGTGGTTTCGTCGCTCGTGTCTCTCGTGGTCGTACAATACGTGAATTCGTAGTTGGTGTACTCATTATTCCACCA
This genomic window contains:
- a CDS encoding aldehyde dehydrogenase family protein → MRNHTKQYINGAWIESESGETIDVVNPATEEVFGCIAKGNKADVDKAVQAAKEVYVSFRHMPVEERRAMLGRIIEAYKARKQDLIDVMTLELGTPVTKSDKVHYEMGLKHFQAAYDALETFEFEERRGDNLIVKEAIGVAGLVTPWNFPTNQTSLKLAAAFAAGAPVVLKPSEMTPFSAIILAEIFDEAGVPKGVFNLVNGDGEGVGTPLSQHPDIRMVSFTGSGGTGSKIMAEASKDFKKVSLELGGKSPFILLDDADLDEAVQAAVAKVVNNTGQVCTAGTRTLVPEHLKDDFLEKAAAEMANVKVGDPQLSETEMGPIVSEKQYNQVQTYIQKGIDEGATLVYGGLGKPEGLETGYFAKPTIFADVDNQMTIAQEEIFGPVMPVITYKDLDQAIQIANDTKYGLAGYVYGKDQETLKKLARSIEAGTVIINKAPRTPDLPFGGYKQSGIGREWGDYGIEEFLEVKAIAGFYQE
- a CDS encoding helix-turn-helix domain-containing protein is translated as MEVCPYIEATFKILGRSWNGLILHYLDKCPDQSAHFSDMKRDLKPITNRALSLKLSELADAKLLVKDVISENPPSVRYYLTDKGMALAKALVPLEDWAHTHMELEQETQ
- a CDS encoding UDP-N-acetylglucosamine 1-carboxyvinyltransferase; the protein is MAQDVIKIRGGQKLKGKVEISGAKNSSVAIIPAALMAESPVTLDGLPEISDVETLVSLLEDLNIKTNLSEGTLQLDPTDIKNAPLPNNKVESLRASYYMMGAMLGRFNKCVIGLPGGCPLGPRPIDQHIKGFKALGATIDESDDTSMKLEAERLVGANIYLDIVSVGATINIMIAATRAEGQTIIENAAKEPEVVDVANFLNSLGAKISGAGTSTIKITGVSHLSGSRHTIIPDRIEAGTYMCIAAACGEEMYIDNIIPEHVEPLTVKLKELGVKIESGDDYMIVKSTAPYKNVDIKTLVYPGFATDLQQPITPLLFLADGPSFVTDTIYPERFKHVPELQNMNAAITADQGTATIKPSQLVGTDVYASDLRAGACLIIAGLLAEGVTTIYNVRHIYRGYSNIVETLSALGADIWTEQQA
- the fdaB gene encoding class IIb fructose-bisphosphate aldolase FdaB, coding for MPLVSMKEMLIDAKENGYAVGQYNLNNLEFTQAILQASQEENAPVILGVSEGAARYMGGFYTVVKMVEGLMHDYEITIPVAIHLDHGSSFEKCKEAIDAGFTSVMIDASHEPYEENVKITKKVVEYAHEHGVSVEAELGTVGGQEDDVVADGVIYADPIECQNLVKETGIDTLAPALGSVHGPYKGEPNLGFKEMEEIGLSTGLPLVLHGGTGIPTHDIKKSISLGTAKINVNTENQIASAKRVREVLAADTEVYDPRKYLGPAREAIKETVVGKIREFGTSNKADNFKG
- a CDS encoding DUF2529 domain-containing protein, which gives rise to MSKMLTTQLTGVFNRLDAQSLDIQMAAQSLIQAIGGEGHIYVKGYGDIKSFESYVLHSEEKLKASRTLDSLSSLSVLDSTDRVLLFGEHYTEEMAADLTQLIDDNRDVVVITNKPSSVDIPDHLVHFIDLSTPRPLVFTEDYDKVVVPHLIALNYIYYEIYTQMIEMIRDLDL
- the glpT gene encoding glycerol-3-phosphate transporter codes for the protein MFNFLKPPKPAQPVADQHVDETYKKLRFQVFMGIFLGYAGYYLLRKNFSIAMPYLAEQGFSTTGLGFALSAVSISYGISKFVMGTVSDRSNARTFLVLGLMLTAIVNLLMGFVPAFTSGITIMFIMLFLNGWFQGMGWPPSGRVLVHWFSVSERGSKTAIWNVAHNVGGGLMAPFAIFGVYLMSVLGFDHMKGYEGIFIFPAIIAMIVAIVSYFLIRDTPQSVGLPPIESYRNDYPTKDKTTFETELTTKEILFKYVLNNKWVWIIAVANIFVYFVRYGVLDWAPLYLSDVKHFDVEGSSWAYFLYEWAGIPGTLLCGWLSDKVFKGRRGPAGFIFMIGVTIAVAVYWLNPAGNPIVDNLALVTIGFLIYGPVMLIGLQALDYVPKKAAGTAAGLTGLFGYLGGAVMANIIMGIVVDNMGWDAGFILLIVVSILATLSFIFTWNKRGQEVVH
- a CDS encoding CTP synthase — translated: MTKFIFVTGGVVSSLGKGITAASLGRLLKDRGLKVTIQKFDPYLNVDPGTMSPYQHGEVFVTDDGAETDLDLGHYERFIDINLNKYSNVTAGKVYSHVLQKERRGDYLGGTVQVIPHITNEIKSRLLLAGESTNADVVITEIGGTTGDIESLPFIEAIRQIRSDLGRENVMYVHCTLLPYIKAAGEMKTKPTQHSVKELRGLGIQPDLIVVRTEYEMTQDLKDKIALFCDIDKQNVIECRDAESLYEIPLQLSRQNMDDIVIDRLGLEVERDTQLDEWKHLLDVVNNLEGKVTIALVGKYVALQDAYLSVAEALKHAGYQYMKDIEIRWIDSSEVTDENAASYFHDVDGILVPGGFGFRASEGKISAIKYARENKLPFFGICLGMQLATVEYARHVVGLSDAHSAELDPNTPYPVIDLLPEQKDIEDLGGTLRLGLYPCEIKPGTLAEKIYGQTSIEERHRHRYEFNNAYRERLEEAGMIFSGTSPDGRLVEMVELADHPFFIACQFHPEFLSRPNRPQPIFKNFIGACVAQQDK
- the rpoE gene encoding DNA-directed RNA polymerase subunit delta, whose translation is MKLQEYTQEMMDEKSFIDMAYTLLSEQNETMNLYDIIDSFKRIGHYEDEQIENRVVQFYTDLNTDGRFLSVGDNVWGLRDWYSVDDIEEKIAPTIQKFEILDEDDEEDKNLTLLGEDDSEGDDNIPNRTDDQEELNDPEDEHVEDEIEESDLVVEEDEEEIDETYDDELEEDDELEEDEAL
- a CDS encoding GNAT family N-acetyltransferase codes for the protein MTKSKRFDDITIQSYDKQYRDALNNFELSERQRIYSSLPIEVLDEALEDENRVANVVLNTQDEVIGFFVLHKHYQHEGYDTPEEVVYVRSLSINERYQGHGYGTKMMMILPQYVQEVFPRFNHLYLVVDAENAAAWNLYERAGFMHAATKEEGPIGKERLYYLDLDAKYVSSLKLQYQEASTSSTFDVVDLMLNGEKVGFIALEQFEHRLIIRSVYVDERYQSTGVAQNALRQLATYVRKNFEDIKVIEVTLFGPNHQLKPLFEKSNFVETMATDDYRTFEKYINY
- a CDS encoding BCCT family transporter; the encoded protein is MNQSLSKKKKHRNIVYTVAFSIILLLTLIAAVFPKGFGNYAQHVYDFLAINFGWLFLIIVFVLDIFLIFLATSRYGRFKLGPDDEEPEFSFISWIGMLFSAGLGVGIVFWGVAEPLTHYLHSPFPDSVKGESVESARLAMGYTFFHWGISQWSIFAMSGLIVAYFQFRKQRDGLISTAMEPVFGETYRRPFRNGIDILAIIATVMGIATSIGLGILQIAGGLNHVFHVPNNTVTLIVITLLMTGIFLSSALTGIERGVKWLSNLNIIIGAALLIFIFIFGDLRFIVETFTVSIGDYISHFVTYSLRIDPYSGDNSWIQQWTVFYWAWVISWSPFIGGFVARVSRGRTIREFVVGVLIIPPLISFTWIAGFGGTAINWALHKNSDIAQVVDKDYTVALFELLRNFPLYEVTSALAIILIFTFIVTSADSTTHIVSGMATGGVENPKRKHKLVWGLLIGGISLALTVAGGLTSLQTASVVTGLPFSIILLLMIFSLMRALHREPTEHFKMTHIDDEKDFSKTIEEREKNDEM